In one window of Bacteroidales bacterium DNA:
- a CDS encoding response regulator transcription factor, whose product MNVIIVDDHQIVRDGISVLLMKTEDINIIGEASNGEQLLLLLKNIIPDIIILDISMPKISGIELSKIIKETYPQIKIVIFSSHTEGENVVHALEAGAKGILPKNTIREELIEALRSVYSGKEFISKYIPYSTFVNHIKSTKAHKDSKKVLEDVLSTREIEILKLIVDGKSNKEISELLFISQRTVEKHKSNILNKLEMKSVVDLVKYAIKNKLTDV is encoded by the coding sequence ATGAATGTAATAATTGTAGATGACCACCAAATTGTAAGAGACGGTATATCTGTGCTCTTAATGAAAACCGAAGATATTAACATTATCGGGGAAGCATCTAACGGAGAGCAACTTTTACTTCTCTTAAAGAATATAATCCCTGATATTATAATTTTAGATATTTCTATGCCTAAAATATCAGGAATAGAACTAAGCAAGATTATAAAGGAAACATATCCCCAAATAAAGATTGTAATTTTTTCCTCTCATACTGAAGGTGAAAATGTAGTGCATGCATTGGAAGCCGGAGCAAAAGGTATTCTTCCGAAAAATACAATAAGAGAAGAACTTATTGAAGCTTTAAGGAGTGTGTATAGCGGTAAAGAATTCATTAGCAAATATATACCGTACAGTACTTTTGTTAATCATATTAAGAGCACTAAAGCTCATAAAGACAGTAAAAAAGTATTGGAAGATGTTCTTTCAACTCGTGAAATTGAGATATTAAAATTAATTGTTGACGGAAAAAGTAATAAAGAAATATCAGAACTATTATTCATCAGTCAAAGAACAGTTGAAAAACATAAAAGTAATATTCTTAATAAATTAGAAATGAAATCTGTTGTTGATTTAGTAAAATATGCAATAAAAAACAAACTTACTGATGTTTAA